The Mycolicibacterium boenickei genome has a segment encoding these proteins:
- the rimM gene encoding ribosome maturation factor RimM (Essential for efficient processing of 16S rRNA) — MDLVVGRVVKAHGISGEVVVEVRTDDPDARFAPGVALRGRAKGGAERNFSVESVRDHAGRLLIRLAGVTDRNAADALRGTVFVVDTADLPAIDDPDEFYDHELEGLRVVTVDDTPVGVVREVLHTAAGELLSIKADPDGREVLVPFVTAIVTSVSRDTGTLVIDPPDGLLNLDQV, encoded by the coding sequence ATGGACCTGGTTGTCGGGCGGGTTGTCAAAGCTCACGGCATTTCCGGTGAGGTCGTCGTCGAGGTCCGTACCGACGACCCCGACGCCCGGTTCGCCCCTGGCGTGGCCCTGCGGGGCCGCGCAAAGGGGGGTGCCGAGCGCAATTTCTCCGTCGAGTCCGTGCGCGATCACGCCGGCAGGCTGCTGATTCGTCTGGCCGGTGTCACCGACCGCAACGCGGCCGATGCGTTGCGCGGCACCGTGTTCGTCGTCGACACCGCAGACCTGCCCGCGATCGATGATCCCGACGAGTTCTATGACCACGAACTCGAAGGCCTGCGGGTTGTCACCGTCGACGACACCCCGGTGGGAGTCGTGCGCGAGGTGTTGCACACCGCCGCGGGCGAGCTGTTGTCCATCAAGGCCGACCCGGACGGCCGTGAAGTGCTGGTGCCGTTCGTCACCGCCATCGTCACGTCGGTGTCGCGGGACACGGGAACTCTCGTCATCGACCCTCCGGACGGTCTGCTGAACCTGGACCAGGTCTGA
- a CDS encoding ribonuclease HII, whose amino-acid sequence MKTSWPPRTVIRRSSGLRTLESALYRNGLGPVAGVDEVGRGACAGPLVVAACVLGPNRMDSLASLDDSKKLGERERERLFPLIRRYALAYHVVFIPSDEVDRLGVHVANIEGMRRAVAGLSLRPGYVLSDGFRVPGLAVPSLPVIGGDAAAACIAAASVLAKVSRDRLMVEMEQHHPGYGFAEHKGYSTPAHSAALAELGPCVEHRYSYVNVRRAAETADGRRAAETADGRRAAEMTDVRRDMAPMRHAEAGYAKMVDRAPAQREGQHTR is encoded by the coding sequence ATGAAGACGTCGTGGCCGCCTCGGACCGTGATCCGGCGGTCGTCAGGCCTGCGCACGCTGGAATCCGCGTTGTATCGCAACGGCCTGGGCCCGGTTGCCGGGGTGGACGAGGTAGGTCGCGGAGCCTGCGCGGGACCGCTGGTGGTGGCCGCGTGTGTACTCGGCCCCAACCGGATGGACAGCCTGGCCTCCCTTGACGACTCGAAGAAGCTGGGTGAGCGGGAGCGCGAGCGGCTGTTTCCCCTGATTCGCCGGTATGCGCTGGCGTACCACGTGGTGTTCATCCCTTCCGACGAAGTGGACCGGCTCGGCGTACACGTGGCCAATATCGAGGGGATGCGGCGAGCGGTGGCGGGATTGTCCCTGCGTCCGGGGTACGTGCTGTCCGACGGCTTCCGGGTTCCGGGCTTGGCGGTGCCGTCTTTGCCGGTGATCGGGGGAGACGCCGCAGCCGCGTGTATCGCCGCGGCCAGCGTGCTGGCCAAGGTGAGCCGGGACCGGTTGATGGTCGAGATGGAGCAACACCATCCCGGATACGGGTTCGCCGAGCACAAGGGGTACAGCACGCCGGCGCATTCCGCGGCGCTGGCGGAGTTGGGGCCGTGTGTGGAGCACCGCTACTCGTATGTGAACGTGCGGCGGGCCGCAGAGACGGCTGATGGGCGGCGGGCCGCAGAGACGGCTGATGGGCGGCGGGCCGCGGAGATGACAGACGTGCGACGGGATATGGCACCAATGCGGCATGCTGAGGCGGGGTACGCAAAGATGGTCGACAGGGCACCAGCACAACGAGAAGGACAGCACACCAGATGA
- the rplS gene encoding 50S ribosomal protein L19: MNTLDFVDQASLRDDIPTFSPGDTVNVHVKVIEGSKERIQVFKGVVIRRQGGGIRETFTVRKESYGVGVERTFPVHSPNIDHLDVVTRGDVRRAKLYYLRELRGKKAKIKEKR, translated from the coding sequence ATGAACACGCTGGACTTCGTCGATCAGGCGTCGCTGCGCGACGACATCCCGACCTTCAGCCCCGGCGACACCGTCAACGTGCACGTGAAGGTGATCGAGGGCTCGAAGGAGCGCATCCAGGTCTTCAAGGGCGTCGTGATCCGTCGCCAGGGCGGCGGCATCCGCGAGACCTTCACCGTGCGGAAGGAGAGCTACGGCGTCGGCGTCGAGCGCACCTTCCCGGTGCATTCGCCCAACATCGACCACCTCGATGTCGTGACCCGCGGTGACGTGCGTCGCGCCAAGCTCTACTACCTGCGCGAACTGCGTGGCAAGAAGGCGAAGATCAAGGAAAAGCGCTGA
- the rpsP gene encoding 30S ribosomal protein S16 yields MAVKIKLTRLGKIRNPQYRIAVADARTRREGRAIEVIGRYHPKEEPSLIEIDSERAQYWLGVGAQPTEPVLALLKITGDWQKFKGLPGAEGTLKVKEPKPSKLELFNAALAEAESGTGAAAVTPKKKKAPKKDEAAAETTEAEAPAAEAADEAASES; encoded by the coding sequence ATGGCTGTCAAGATCAAGCTCACCCGGCTTGGCAAGATCCGCAACCCCCAGTACCGCATCGCTGTCGCCGACGCGCGCACCCGCCGCGAAGGCCGCGCCATCGAGGTCATCGGCCGTTACCACCCCAAGGAAGAGCCGAGCCTGATCGAGATCGATTCGGAGCGCGCGCAGTACTGGCTGGGTGTCGGTGCCCAGCCCACCGAGCCGGTGCTGGCCCTGCTGAAGATCACCGGTGACTGGCAGAAGTTCAAGGGCCTGCCGGGCGCCGAGGGCACGCTGAAGGTCAAGGAGCCCAAGCCGTCCAAGCTGGAGCTGTTCAACGCGGCGCTGGCCGAGGCCGAGAGTGGCACCGGTGCCGCGGCTGTCACGCCCAAGAAGAAGAAGGCTCCGAAGAAGGACGAGGCCGCCGCCGAGACCACCGAGGCTGAGGCCCCGGCTGCCGAGGCCGCCGACGAAGCCGCAAGCGAGAGCTGA
- a CDS encoding serine hydrolase, producing MRRGPSKLKIANAAGMTAVVAMAAVTVGCEARVYGTTPAPAGVPQLTVVAPQGSMAPLPEAPPGEPAAAFMGLGDRAQQATEDAADAGAEISLLVLDRNSGQLVSNGNGAPIAIASVVKLFIADDLLLQEAKRQTVLSPEDRENLDVMLRSSDDSAAEVFWNRSGGSAIVNRVAARYGLASTRPPNDGRWWNTISTAADLVRYYDMLMNGSGGLPAEQANVILSNLAQSTPDAIDGTQPGGTYPQRFGIPDGLYAEPVAVKQGWMCCIGSDWMHLSTGVIGADRRFIMVISSLQPTNAATARDTITDAVKTVFPGGRI from the coding sequence ATGCGACGGGGGCCGTCGAAGCTGAAGATTGCGAACGCGGCCGGCATGACGGCGGTGGTCGCGATGGCCGCCGTGACAGTCGGCTGCGAAGCCCGCGTCTACGGGACCACGCCGGCGCCTGCCGGAGTGCCGCAACTGACCGTCGTCGCCCCTCAGGGCAGCATGGCTCCCCTGCCGGAAGCCCCGCCCGGCGAGCCCGCCGCAGCCTTCATGGGTCTCGGAGACCGGGCGCAACAGGCCACGGAGGACGCCGCCGATGCCGGCGCCGAGATCTCCCTGCTGGTGCTCGACCGCAACTCCGGTCAGCTGGTGTCCAACGGGAACGGGGCGCCCATCGCCATCGCATCGGTGGTCAAGTTGTTCATCGCCGACGATCTGCTGTTGCAGGAGGCCAAGCGCCAAACCGTGCTCAGTCCCGAGGACCGCGAGAACCTCGACGTGATGCTGCGGTCCTCCGACGACAGCGCCGCCGAGGTGTTCTGGAACCGCAGCGGCGGCAGCGCGATCGTCAACCGGGTGGCCGCCCGCTACGGCCTGGCCTCGACCCGGCCGCCGAACGACGGGCGCTGGTGGAACACCATCAGTACCGCGGCCGATCTGGTCCGCTACTACGACATGTTGATGAACGGCAGCGGCGGCCTTCCCGCCGAACAGGCCAACGTCATCCTGTCCAACCTGGCCCAATCGACCCCCGACGCCATCGACGGCACGCAGCCGGGCGGGACCTATCCCCAACGATTCGGCATTCCCGACGGCCTCTATGCCGAGCCGGTTGCGGTCAAGCAGGGCTGGATGTGCTGTATCGGTTCGGACTGGATGCACCTGTCGACCGGAGTGATCGGTGCCGACCGCCGCTTCATCATGGTGATCAGCTCGCTGCAGCCCACGAACGCGGCCACCGCGCGCGACACCATCACCGACGCCGTGAAGACGGTGTTCCCCGGCGGCCGGATCTAG
- a CDS encoding protein adenylyltransferase SelO, translated as MSVTSDPAVALDNRFARALPEMAVAWQAEATPAPRLLVLNEPLAAELGLDASWLRTPDGLGLLSGTAVPEGATPVAQAYAGHQFGGYVPRLGDGRALLLGEFVDADDRPRDLHLKGSGRTPFARGGDGLAVVGPMLREYVVSEAMHAMGIPTTRALAVVATGRDVRRETAQPGAVLARIASSHLRVGSFQYASAQAQAAGDLGLLRRLADHAIARHHPGAAGTANPYLALYEAVISAQAALLAQWMLVGFVHGVMNTDNMTISGETIDYGPCAFMETFDPATVFSSIDHGGRYAYGNQPTVAAWNLARFAETLLPLLADEGERAVELATQALHGFGPQFDAAWSAGMRTKLGLPADVDDEVARALISDLLVLLQQNQTDYTSFFHDLSRTARRESNLPVEFDEWQARWHALGPDAGAMDRVNPLYIPRNHLVEEALDAAMNDDLEPVQRLVHAVTAPYDERPGLERYAAPAPPDFGAYRTFCGT; from the coding sequence GTGAGCGTCACATCCGACCCGGCCGTCGCCCTGGACAACCGCTTCGCCCGCGCCCTGCCCGAGATGGCGGTCGCGTGGCAGGCCGAGGCGACCCCGGCCCCGCGGTTGCTCGTCCTCAACGAGCCGCTGGCGGCCGAACTCGGCCTCGACGCCTCCTGGTTGCGCACCCCCGACGGGCTGGGCCTGCTGTCGGGCACCGCCGTGCCCGAAGGCGCCACCCCCGTCGCCCAGGCCTATGCCGGGCACCAGTTCGGCGGGTATGTCCCACGCCTCGGCGATGGCCGCGCCCTGTTGCTCGGCGAGTTCGTCGATGCCGACGACCGTCCCCGCGATCTGCACCTCAAGGGATCGGGACGCACCCCGTTCGCCCGCGGCGGCGATGGCCTGGCCGTCGTCGGCCCCATGCTGCGGGAGTACGTCGTGAGCGAGGCCATGCACGCCATGGGCATCCCCACCACCCGGGCTCTGGCGGTCGTCGCCACCGGACGGGATGTCCGCCGCGAAACCGCGCAACCGGGCGCAGTGCTGGCCAGGATCGCCAGCAGCCACCTTCGGGTCGGCAGCTTCCAGTACGCCTCCGCCCAGGCCCAGGCCGCCGGGGACCTCGGGCTGCTGCGCCGGCTCGCCGACCACGCCATCGCCCGGCACCATCCCGGCGCCGCCGGTACCGCCAATCCGTACCTGGCGCTGTACGAGGCGGTCATCTCGGCACAGGCCGCGTTGCTGGCCCAATGGATGCTGGTCGGATTCGTGCACGGCGTGATGAACACCGACAACATGACCATCTCCGGCGAGACCATCGACTACGGGCCGTGCGCTTTCATGGAGACTTTCGATCCCGCAACGGTATTCAGCTCGATCGACCACGGTGGCCGCTACGCCTACGGCAACCAGCCCACCGTGGCGGCGTGGAACCTGGCCCGCTTCGCCGAAACCCTGCTCCCCCTGCTCGCCGACGAGGGTGAGCGCGCCGTCGAGTTGGCCACCCAAGCCCTGCACGGCTTCGGTCCGCAGTTCGACGCGGCATGGTCGGCCGGCATGCGCACCAAGCTCGGATTGCCCGCCGATGTCGACGACGAAGTAGCACGCGCTCTGATCAGCGACCTGCTGGTGTTGTTGCAGCAGAACCAAACTGACTACACGTCGTTCTTTCACGATCTCAGCCGTACCGCGCGGCGAGAAAGCAACCTCCCCGTCGAATTCGACGAGTGGCAGGCCCGGTGGCATGCCCTTGGCCCCGACGCGGGCGCGATGGACCGGGTGAACCCCCTGTACATCCCCCGCAATCACCTGGTCGAAGAGGCGTTGGACGCGGCGATGAACGATGACCTCGAACCCGTCCAGCGCCTCGTGCACGCGGTCACGGCACCCTACGACGAGCGTCCCGGCCTCGAAAGATATGCCGCACCCGCGCCCCCGGACTTCGGCGCCTACCGCACGTTCTGCGGAACCTGA
- a CDS encoding RNA-binding protein, producing MSSVVVDAVEHLVRGIVDNPDDVRVDMVTSRRGRTVEVHVHPDDLGKVIGRGGRTATALRTLVAGIGGRGIRVDVVDTDQ from the coding sequence GTGAGTTCTGTCGTGGTCGACGCCGTCGAGCACCTGGTCCGCGGCATCGTGGACAATCCCGACGACGTACGCGTCGACATGGTCACCAGCCGCCGCGGCCGGACCGTCGAGGTGCACGTGCACCCCGATGACCTGGGCAAGGTCATCGGCCGTGGCGGCCGTACGGCCACCGCGCTGCGGACGCTGGTCGCAGGTATCGGTGGGCGCGGAATTCGCGTCGACGTGGTGGACACCGACCAGTAG
- a CDS encoding dienelactone hydrolase family protein, with the protein MTTITVDTPAGPIDALLSLPSGPGPWPGVVIIHDAIGYGPDNEAISERVAAAGYLALTPNLYARGGRARCITRVMRELLTQRGRALDDILAARDHLLAHPQCTGSVGIAGFCMGGQFALVMGPKGFGASAPFYGTPLPRRLDQTLDASCPVVASFGRRDPMGIGAGDRLRRIVDDKNIPADIKVYPDAGHSFANQLPGQSFLRITGFGYNEAATADAWTRVFAFFDEHLAAKAN; encoded by the coding sequence GTGACGACGATCACCGTGGATACCCCGGCCGGCCCGATCGACGCTCTACTCAGCCTTCCCAGTGGACCAGGACCGTGGCCCGGCGTCGTGATCATCCACGACGCGATCGGCTACGGCCCCGACAACGAGGCGATCTCGGAACGCGTCGCGGCTGCCGGCTATCTCGCACTCACGCCGAACCTCTACGCGCGCGGCGGCCGCGCGCGGTGTATCACCCGGGTGATGCGCGAACTGCTGACCCAGCGCGGCCGGGCGCTCGACGACATCCTGGCTGCCCGCGACCACCTGCTCGCACACCCGCAGTGCACCGGGTCGGTCGGCATCGCCGGGTTCTGCATGGGTGGACAATTCGCACTGGTCATGGGCCCCAAAGGGTTCGGCGCATCGGCCCCGTTCTACGGCACTCCGCTGCCACGGCGGCTCGACCAGACCCTGGACGCCTCGTGTCCGGTGGTGGCCAGCTTCGGCCGCCGGGACCCCATGGGCATCGGCGCGGGCGACCGCCTGCGGCGCATCGTCGACGACAAGAACATCCCGGCCGACATCAAGGTCTATCCGGATGCCGGGCACAGCTTCGCCAATCAGCTTCCCGGGCAATCGTTTCTGCGCATCACCGGCTTCGGCTACAACGAGGCCGCCACCGCCGACGCCTGGACGCGGGTGTTCGCATTCTTCGACGAGCACCTGGCCGCTAAAGCCAACTGA
- a CDS encoding DUF2237 family protein has product MADRNVLGGPLEECGTDPLTGFYRDGCCSTGDADAGRHTICAVVTAEFLEHQQSIGNDLSTPAPQYRFPGLTPGDRWCVTAVNWLRAHNDGRAAPVVLAATHERTLDLVPLDVLQQYAVDVPDDLGSL; this is encoded by the coding sequence ATGGCTGATCGCAACGTGCTGGGTGGCCCGCTGGAGGAATGCGGCACCGACCCGCTCACCGGCTTCTACCGCGACGGGTGCTGTTCGACCGGCGACGCCGACGCGGGCCGGCACACCATCTGCGCGGTGGTCACCGCCGAGTTCCTCGAACACCAGCAATCCATCGGCAACGACCTGTCGACACCGGCACCGCAGTACAGATTCCCCGGACTGACACCCGGAGACCGCTGGTGCGTCACCGCCGTCAACTGGTTGCGCGCCCACAATGACGGCAGGGCAGCCCCGGTGGTGCTGGCCGCCACCCATGAACGCACCCTCGACCTGGTGCCGCTCGACGTTCTCCAGCAGTACGCCGTCGATGTGCCAGATGACCTGGGCAGCCTCTGA
- a CDS encoding IclR family transcriptional regulator, protein MSTNSVVSAFQVLETVARLQPVGLSELTRAVGLPKSTVQRCLLTLHEIGWLRPTSAQPTRWNLTYRAFSVGSRAGDHQLMRETALPFLNELQLDTTETIHLAAPDGPELVLIERLDTPHPLRAFMPLGSRIPLHASATGIAFLAASTDDYVAQYLSQHLAPQTEHTITDPDRLSETIELVRTRGYSVNEQGLNAGITALGASIVNAQREPIGSVSISGPSSRITADKFARFGCAVRETAQRISAAL, encoded by the coding sequence GTGTCGACGAACAGCGTGGTGTCCGCGTTTCAGGTGCTGGAAACAGTCGCAAGGCTGCAACCGGTGGGGCTGTCCGAGCTCACGCGCGCAGTCGGACTACCCAAGAGCACCGTTCAGCGGTGTTTGCTCACCCTGCACGAGATCGGCTGGCTGCGGCCGACCTCCGCACAGCCCACCCGGTGGAACCTGACGTACCGCGCGTTCTCCGTCGGCAGCCGGGCCGGCGATCATCAGCTGATGCGCGAAACCGCACTGCCCTTCCTCAACGAATTGCAGCTCGACACCACCGAGACCATCCATCTCGCCGCACCCGACGGGCCCGAGCTGGTACTCATCGAACGCCTGGACACCCCGCATCCACTGCGCGCCTTCATGCCGCTGGGGTCACGAATTCCGTTGCACGCCTCCGCAACCGGAATCGCCTTCCTCGCGGCAAGCACCGACGACTATGTTGCGCAATATCTTTCACAGCACCTCGCTCCGCAGACCGAACACACGATCACCGATCCGGACCGATTGAGCGAGACCATCGAGTTGGTGCGGACACGGGGATACTCGGTGAACGAGCAGGGCCTGAATGCCGGTATCACGGCACTCGGCGCCAGTATCGTCAACGCACAACGTGAACCCATCGGCTCGGTCTCGATATCGGGACCGAGCAGCAGGATTACGGCCGACAAGTTCGCTAGGTTCGGATGCGCAGTGCGCGAGACCGCGCAACGGATCTCCGCGGCATTGTGA
- a CDS encoding amidohydrolase — translation MLARLPEVRKWQEPLYRDLHQHPELSHQERRTAGVVAARLRESGLTVHEGVGGTGVVGVLGNGDGPRVLLRADIDALPVTEATGLPYASSQEGVMHACGHDVHVTCLLGAADLFARATDHWQGTVIALFQPAEEVGDGARGMVADGLAELVGPVDVALAQHVFPAPAGQLRTRSGPVLSAADSMRITVYGRGGHGSMPQATVDPVVLASMIVIRLQTIVSREVDPSQTVVLTVGSIQSGTKSNVIGDHAVLELNLRTFDESVRTAVLSAIRRVVVAECQASDSPRDPEFELYASFPLTVNDDASTARVEAAFGEYFGDRTQTMPAGSASEDFSEIPAALGVPYTYWGFGGTDEQTFRAAEAADRVSADIPVNHSPRFAPVIQPTLDTGTQALVVAGLSWL, via the coding sequence GTGCTGGCACGTCTCCCCGAGGTCCGTAAGTGGCAGGAGCCGCTCTACCGGGACCTGCATCAGCATCCCGAACTCTCGCATCAGGAGCGCCGTACTGCCGGTGTGGTCGCCGCTCGGCTGCGGGAGTCTGGCCTGACCGTCCACGAAGGGGTGGGTGGCACCGGCGTGGTCGGCGTGCTGGGCAACGGCGACGGTCCCCGGGTGCTGTTGCGCGCGGATATCGACGCCCTGCCGGTGACCGAGGCGACCGGCCTACCGTATGCGAGCTCTCAAGAGGGCGTCATGCACGCGTGCGGGCACGACGTCCACGTGACCTGTCTGCTCGGTGCCGCGGATTTGTTCGCCCGGGCCACAGATCACTGGCAGGGCACCGTTATTGCCCTCTTCCAGCCGGCCGAGGAAGTCGGCGATGGAGCCCGCGGCATGGTCGCCGACGGTTTGGCCGAACTCGTCGGCCCGGTCGACGTGGCGTTGGCCCAGCACGTGTTTCCGGCGCCGGCCGGGCAGCTGCGCACCCGCAGCGGTCCGGTGCTGTCGGCGGCCGACAGCATGCGCATCACGGTCTACGGCCGCGGTGGCCACGGTTCGATGCCCCAGGCCACGGTGGATCCCGTGGTGCTGGCATCGATGATCGTCATTCGGTTGCAGACGATCGTGTCCCGCGAGGTTGATCCGAGCCAGACGGTCGTTCTGACCGTGGGCAGCATTCAGTCGGGGACCAAGAGCAACGTCATCGGTGACCACGCCGTGCTCGAGCTCAACCTCCGTACCTTCGACGAATCGGTGCGCACCGCGGTGCTTTCCGCGATCCGGCGGGTGGTCGTCGCCGAGTGCCAGGCATCCGATTCGCCGCGTGACCCGGAATTCGAGTTGTACGCCAGCTTTCCGCTGACCGTCAACGACGACGCGTCGACGGCTCGCGTCGAGGCCGCGTTCGGCGAGTACTTCGGCGACCGGACGCAGACGATGCCCGCAGGGTCAGCGAGCGAGGACTTCAGTGAGATCCCGGCCGCACTGGGAGTGCCCTACACCTACTGGGGGTTCGGCGGCACCGACGAGCAGACCTTCCGCGCCGCAGAGGCCGCGGATCGCGTGAGTGCCGACATCCCGGTGAACCATTCGCCGCGGTTCGCCCCGGTGATCCAGCCGACGTTGGACACCGGCACCCAGGCGCTCGTGGTGGCCGGCCTCAGTTGGCTTTAG
- the lepB gene encoding signal peptidase I — MARRRRSRKSAERAAPPDEALVAGSVTTLATVVPVTGPTDSADARSEGDLDADSDSGSASTSAESASGEKPDEAPKRKHSTAREFAILATIALVLYYVTLTFIARPYLIPSESMEPTLHGCAGCVGDRIMVDKVTYRFSKPEPGDVVVFKGPPSWNIGYKSIRSDNTAIRWVQNALSFVGFVPPDENDLVKRVIAVGGQTVQCRADTGLTVDGKKLNEPYLDPATMMADPNIYPCLGNEFGPVTVPPDRLWVMGDNRTHSADSRVHCSNLPADAREGLLCTGDPMAGTVPVENVIGKARFIAWPPSRWGGITGGNPQTDS; from the coding sequence GTGGCAAGAAGGCGAAGATCAAGGAAAAGCGCTGAGCGCGCTGCTCCGCCTGACGAAGCTCTCGTCGCGGGATCGGTCACGACGCTCGCTACTGTGGTGCCTGTGACCGGACCCACCGACTCTGCCGACGCGCGCTCGGAGGGCGACCTCGACGCCGACTCGGACTCAGGTTCCGCTTCCACTTCGGCGGAGTCCGCCAGCGGCGAAAAGCCGGACGAGGCACCGAAGCGCAAGCACTCAACGGCCCGTGAATTCGCCATTCTGGCGACCATCGCGCTGGTGCTGTACTACGTGACGCTGACGTTCATCGCTCGGCCCTATCTGATTCCGTCGGAATCCATGGAGCCCACGCTGCACGGCTGCGCCGGCTGCGTCGGCGACCGCATCATGGTCGACAAGGTCACCTACCGGTTCTCGAAGCCGGAGCCCGGCGACGTGGTGGTCTTCAAGGGCCCGCCGTCGTGGAACATCGGCTACAAGTCGATCCGTTCGGACAACACCGCCATCCGCTGGGTGCAGAACGCCCTGTCCTTCGTGGGATTCGTGCCGCCGGACGAGAATGACCTGGTGAAGCGGGTGATCGCAGTTGGTGGTCAGACGGTGCAGTGCCGTGCCGACACCGGGCTGACGGTCGACGGCAAGAAGCTGAACGAGCCGTACCTGGATCCCGCCACCATGATGGCCGACCCGAACATCTATCCGTGTCTGGGCAATGAGTTCGGACCGGTCACCGTGCCGCCTGACCGGCTGTGGGTGATGGGTGACAACCGGACCCATTCGGCGGACTCGCGCGTCCACTGCAGCAATCTGCCCGCCGACGCCCGGGAAGGTCTGTTGTGCACCGGTGATCCGATGGCAGGCACCGTTCCGGTGGAGAATGTGATCGGAAAGGCACGGTTCATCGCCTGGCCGCCATCGCGCTGGGGCGGCATCACTGGCGGGAACCCGCAGACCGACTCCTAG
- a CDS encoding DUF2469 domain-containing protein, which translates to MSAEDLEKYETEMELSLYREYKDIVGQFSYVVETERRFYLANSVELIPRNSEGEVYFELRLADAWVWDMYRPARFVKQVRVITFKDVNIEEVEKPELRLPE; encoded by the coding sequence ATGAGCGCCGAGGATCTCGAGAAGTATGAAACCGAGATGGAGCTCTCGCTTTACCGCGAATACAAGGACATCGTCGGGCAGTTCAGCTACGTCGTCGAGACCGAGCGCCGGTTCTACCTGGCCAACAGCGTTGAGCTGATTCCGCGCAACTCCGAGGGCGAGGTCTACTTCGAGCTGAGGCTCGCCGACGCCTGGGTGTGGGACATGTACCGCCCTGCGCGGTTCGTCAAGCAGGTGCGGGTCATCACGTTCAAGGACGTGAACATCGAAGAGGTCGAGAAGCCAGAACTGCGGTTGCCGGAGTAG
- the trmD gene encoding tRNA (guanosine(37)-N1)-methyltransferase TrmD, with amino-acid sequence MRIDVVTIFPAYLDPIRQSLPGKAIDAGILSVAVHDLRDWTHDVHRSVDDSPYGGGPGMVMKAPVWGEALDEICSEETLLVVPTPAGRPFTQAVAERWSTESHLVFACGRYEGIDQRVAEDAARRMRVEEVSIGDYVLNGGESAALVMIEAVVRLMPDVLGNPASHQQDSHSDGLLEGPSYTRPQSWRGLDVPDVLLSGDHAKVAAWRHEQSLQRTRERRPDLLDES; translated from the coding sequence GTGCGTATTGACGTCGTCACGATCTTCCCGGCTTATCTCGATCCGATCCGGCAGTCGTTGCCGGGCAAGGCGATAGACGCCGGAATCCTCAGCGTGGCCGTGCACGACCTGCGTGACTGGACCCATGATGTGCACCGGTCGGTGGATGACTCACCGTACGGCGGGGGCCCAGGCATGGTCATGAAAGCGCCGGTGTGGGGTGAGGCGCTCGACGAAATTTGTTCCGAGGAAACACTTCTGGTGGTACCGACCCCGGCCGGTCGCCCCTTCACCCAAGCCGTGGCCGAGCGCTGGAGCACCGAGTCGCACCTGGTCTTCGCCTGTGGGCGATATGAGGGGATCGATCAACGGGTGGCCGAAGACGCGGCACGCCGGATGCGGGTCGAAGAGGTTTCGATCGGCGACTACGTCCTGAACGGCGGTGAGTCGGCGGCGTTGGTCATGATCGAGGCGGTGGTCCGGTTGATGCCCGACGTGTTGGGCAATCCCGCATCGCACCAACAGGATTCGCACTCCGACGGCCTGCTTGAGGGGCCGAGCTACACCCGGCCGCAGAGCTGGCGTGGGCTCGATGTGCCCGATGTGCTGCTGTCGGGGGACCACGCCAAGGTGGCCGCGTGGCGCCATGAGCAATCGTTGCAGCGCACCCGCGAGCGCAGACCGGATCTGCTCGACGAGTCCTAG
- a CDS encoding nuclear transport factor 2 family protein has product MLSLAEISDRLEIQQLLIDYSTAIDRRLFDDLDVVFTPDAYIDYRAMGGIDGHYPEVKAWLAEVLPNFPAYAHMLGNFDVKIDGDKASSRTICFNPMVLPGLEQQVLFCGLWYEDEFVRTSEGWRMSRRVETKCFDKVV; this is encoded by the coding sequence ATGTTGAGCCTGGCCGAGATTTCGGATCGCCTGGAGATCCAGCAGTTGTTGATCGACTACTCCACGGCGATCGACCGTCGACTGTTCGATGACCTCGATGTGGTGTTCACACCCGACGCCTACATCGACTACCGGGCAATGGGCGGTATCGACGGCCACTACCCGGAGGTCAAGGCGTGGCTGGCCGAGGTGCTGCCGAACTTTCCGGCCTACGCCCACATGCTCGGCAACTTCGATGTGAAGATCGACGGGGACAAGGCGTCCTCCCGCACGATCTGCTTCAACCCGATGGTGCTGCCGGGGCTGGAGCAACAGGTGTTGTTCTGCGGGCTCTGGTACGAGGACGAGTTCGTCCGGACCTCCGAGGGGTGGCGGATGAGCCGCCGGGTCGAGACCAAGTGTTTCGACAAGGTGGTGTGA